A single region of the Sorghum bicolor cultivar BTx623 chromosome 7, Sorghum_bicolor_NCBIv3, whole genome shotgun sequence genome encodes:
- the LOC110437243 gene encoding uncharacterized protein LOC110437243: MPQTLIFNSPPPLASLPSPHRHRRAWCGIASLARGAQGGPFLDLRLPRPSARSPAPSLTRGGGGGGVTSLLHDPRQRAAPVHFDRGGSLVPSPIRGVLLPTLGSHGATALPLPQLTAHDAPEVLNRRWEGQTRSGLDVRFPRCIVRIVFDGLAQVARPRQAGMQQQEDSGLWRGANKVTQRWLLSRLRRWRLRTFRKSEDNQPTGEQDYCHGVDELLDEDTSSTAARSDTSIFGILDFAIDFYFYA, encoded by the exons ATGCCCCAAACCCTAATCTTCAATTCCCCACCACCCCTGGCGTCCCTGCCCTCTCCCCATCGACACCGGCGGGCCTGGTGCGGCATCGCCAGCCTCGCGCGCGGAGCACAAGGCGGCCCCTTCCTTGACCTGCGCCTTCCCCGACCATCGGCACGCAGCCCTGCACCTTCCCTAAcccgcggtggcggcggcggcggcgtaacCTCGCTCCTCCATGACCCACGGCAGCGCGCGGCCCCAGTCCACTTCGACCGTGGCGGCAGCCTCGTCCCTTCCCCGATCCGCGGCGTGCTGCTCCCTACACTCGGCAGCCATGGGGCTACGGCGTTGCCCCTCCCCCAACTGACAGCGCACGACGCACCTGAAGTCCTGAACCGGCGATGGGAAGGTCAGACGCGTAGCGGTCTCGATGTGCGGTTTCCTCGCTGCATTGTACGCATCGTATTTGATGGCTTGGCTCAAGTCGCAAGGCCACGACAGGCAGGCATGCAGCAGCAAGAGGACAGCGGCTTGTGGCGTGGAGCAAACAAAGTCACACAACGATGGCTCCTCTCCAGGCTGCGACGATGGCGCCTCCGTACCTTCCG CAAATCGGAAGACAACCAGCCTACTGGAGAACAGGACTACTGCCATGGTGTTGATGAGCTTCTAGATGAGGACACATCCAGCACGGCAGCCAGAAGTGACACTAGCATATTTGGAATCCTCGACTTCGCAATTGATTTTTATTTCTATGCTTAG